Within Betaproteobacteria bacterium, the genomic segment AAGACCAGCAACACGGTGATGTCCAATATCGATCATCTGTATGCCTACCTCAAAGGACGCTCCGACGGTGCGATCACCCGTTCCAAGGTCGAAGAGATCAAGTAGGCGAATCGGTGCCGCGCTGGTTGCACTGGCCACGGTCGCCGGTGCGGCGATGGCCCAGGACGAGCCCTTCGAGAAGCCGCGCGCACTCAAGATCTGTGATGATCCCAACAATCTCCCGTTCTCCAACGACAAGGGCGAAGGTTTCGAAAACAGGATTGCCGAAATTCTCGCGCGCAACCTCGACTTGCCGTTGGAGGTTTTTCATTACCCGCAGCGGATCAACATCGTGCGCAACACGATCCGCTACAAACTGCCGAACGAATCGGAATATCGCTGCGATCTGCTGACCGGCGTGCCATCCGACTTCACCGCGGTCGCCACGACGCAGCCTTATTTCCGCTCGACCTACGTATTGGTGTATGCAAAGGGGCGCAAGCTCGACGTCGCCAGCGTGGACCAGTTTCTCGGGCTCGACAAATCCGTGCTCCCGGGTTTGAAGATCGGCGTCTACGAACGCACGCCCGCAGTCGACTGGCTGAAGAAGCACAACCTGCTGGACCAGGCCGTGCCGTACCGGCTGCTGAACGCCGATCCGAATCACTATCCGGGCAAGATCATCGATGACGATCTGGTCGGAGGAAAGATCGATGCCGCAGTGGTATGGGGTCCGATCGGAGGCTATTTCGCCAAGCACGCCACGTCGCCCGAACTGGTGGTTTTGCCGCTGAAGTCGGAACCTGGTGTGCGCGTCGATTTCGGCGTGTCGATGGGCGTGCGCCAGGGGGAGAAGGCGTGGCGCTCGCTTGTCCAGCAAGCGCTCGATCAGAGCCGCGAAGAAATCGCCCGGATCCTGCAGCAATACAACATCCCGATGGTGAATGACAGGGGTGAACCGATACGCTGAGACGCCACCGCATGCTGAAGATGTTCGAACTCGTCATTGCAGTCGGTTGCTGTTGCACGGCGGCGCAAGGCGCGCCTTTCGATCAGGCCTATTGGATCGCGGTGTCTTCCGGCGTCGTCAAAGTCGAAGTCTCTCGTCCCAACGGCGGTTATTCCCTTGGCACCGGCGTAGTGGTCGATCGCGGCAAGGTGGTGACGGCCTGTCATGTGTTGCGCGGGGGAGCGCGCGTTGCCGTTTTGTATGCCGGTGTCCGGCACAGCGCCGTGGCGCGTAATACGTCTGCAGAACACGATATCTGCCTCCTGCAGGTGCCGCTGCTCGAAGCCCGGCCGGCGGTGTTGCGGCCGGCATCACAGCTTGCGATCGGCGAGGATGTCGGTGCGATCGGCTTCAGCGCCGGTGCCGGCGTACATTACGCGCAAGGAGCGGTGGCGCGTCTGCATCGTTACGACGACGGTGTAGTCGTTCAGGGCAGTGCTGCTTTTACTTCGGGGGCGAGCGGCGGCGGCCTGTTCGATGCCGACAGGCGTCTGGTCGGCATCCTCATGTTCCGCATGCGCGGTGCCGGTCCACAGTATTTTTCCGCGCCGGTCGAATGGGTTGCGGTCGGGCTCGGCGACAATGCCGGCGAAGCCGTGGACGCGGAGATTTCCGGCGAACCGTTCTGGAATCGGGCGCCCGACCGGTTGCCTTACTTCATGCGCGCCAACATCCTGATCAGCGAGGAACGCTGGGATGAGTTGCAAACCCTGCTGTCGCAGTGGAAGCTCGACGAACCGTCAAGCGCAGAGCCTGTTTTCCTGTCGGGCGAACTGGATAGCCGCCGCGGCCGCACGGTGCTGGCGCTGACCGAATATCGCGAAGCGGTCGCGCGGGACCCGGAGCATGCGCTTGCATGGAATGGACTGGTGCGCGCGTCGATGCGCTCGCGCGACGTGGATCTCGCGCGGCAGGCCTATGGCAGACTGGTATCGCTGAGTGCTGTGCTGTCTGGCCGGATTGCGGATGAATTTCCGGAGGTGCTGCAATGAAGGCAATGCAAGCTATCCTGGTCCTGGCAATGATTATCGCTGCGCCGCTGTGCCGCGCAAACGACTTTCCGACCGCCGATCGTGTCGCGTTCGTCCTGGAGTGCATGCGCGATCACACCGGTGGCCAGTTCGAATTGCTGAACAAATGCTCATGTACCATCGATCGTCTCGCCGAGCAGTACAAGTACGACGATTTCGTCGAGGCGCAGACCATGGCGAAAGCCGTTACGATCGCCGGCGAGCGCGGTTCGACGCTGCGCGACAACGAGGATGCCCAGAAAGCGGCCGGGCGTTATCGTGCGTCCGTTGTCGAAGCTGCGCGCGCCTGCTTTCTGCGCTGAAATCCGATGAATACCGTGCGTCGAACCCTTTCGACCTTGTTTCTGTCGCTGATCGTGCTGACCGCCGCTGCGGCGGACGATAGCGCGAGTCCGAACACCGAGATCTGGCGCAAAGTGCGTGCCGACCTGTTCGGCGATCGTCCGATTATGGACGGCGGAGCCGTCGGAATGGTTCTGTTGGAAATGCCTGCGCGTGCCGCGGACGCGGCGGTGGTTCCGCTGGCGATCCGCGTCAGACCGTCGCAGAATGACGCGCCAACGAAGAAACTCTATGTCGTCATCGACCACAATCCTTCGCCCATCGCGGGAATCTTCGAATTCGGCGAGGGCAGCGGTAGTCCCGACCTGGAAACGCGGGTGCGGATCGAGGAGTACACGTGGGTGCGCGTGATTGCGGAGCGGGCCGACGGATCGCTGCTGGTCGTGCAACGTTTCATCAAGGCCGCCGGCGGTTGCTCGGCACCCGCCGGCAAGTCACTGGCCGAGCGCCTGGCCGGGATGGGGCAGATGAAGTGGCGCATCGATCCGCCCGCCGATCCTTCGGCACCGGTGTCGGTGCAACTCATGATCCGCCATCCGAACAATTCCGGCCTGGCGATGGATCAGTTGACGCACTTGTACGATCCGCCCTACTACGTACGCAATGTGCGGGTGACGCGTGGCGATGAGCTGGTTTTCTCCGCGGACGTGGATTTCTCGATCAGCGAGAATCCGGCCTTCCGCTTCACTCTGCGTCCGGGCAAAGGCGGCGCGCTGCGTGCCCGGGTAACCGACTCGAACGAACGAGTATTCGAGAGTTCGGCGCCCTAAACGACGACCGGGCGCGACAGGTCCTGTCCGGGAAACAGCGCATCGAGCAGCTTGCGCAGCTGGTTGGCGGTGGCGGGTTGCAATGCTGCGCCGGGATGACGGACTTTGCCGGAGCCGATGGCGCCGCGCAATTTCAGAATTTCCTTGCGCACTGCCACGCCCGGCTGCTGTTCGAATACGATCAGCGGCAGGAAGCGCGCGTAGATTTCGCGCACCTTCTTCCAGTCCGCCGCGCGCGCCGCGCGCACCATCGCCGTCAGGGCTTCGGGGAATGCAAAGCCGGTATTGAATCCGCTCGATCCGGCTTCGAGGTCGAACAATCCGTACAACGCGCCGAGACCGGTGAGCACCGGCACCTTGCGTTCCTTCATGCCGGCTGCGAGAGCGCGGATCTTCGGGGCGGTGGGCACGGCCTCTTCCTTGATGCTCGCGACCCGGGGCACCTCGCGGATGATCCTCAATAACATCGCCGCAGTCATCTGCACCTGGGTCGAGGCCGGATGGTCCTGTGCCACGATCGGAATGTTCACGCCGTCGGCAATCGTTTTGTAGTATTCGACGATGCGATCGTCGTTCGGCACGGCTTCGGCATGAGGCGTGACCATGACGGCTTTCGCGCCGAGTTGCTCGGCCATCTGCGAAAGCTCCCGGGCCGCGCGCGTGCCGCTGTGGCTGGCGCCGACAATGACCGGCATCGACCCGGCCGCGGCGACGGCGGTGCGGATCAGGGTTTCACGCTCGCCGTCGAGCAGGCGATTGGCCTCGCCGAGAACGCCGAGGATGGTGATGCCGTCGACGCCCAGAGCGCCGATAAAGCGCACCAGCCGGTCGAACGATTCCAGGTCGAGATTTTCATTGTCGTCGAAGGGCGTGGCCAGGATGGGAAACACGCCTTCGAAATGCAGTGTATTCATTCGGGTTTCTCCGCGAGCGCGCATTGTCGGCCGCGGCATGCCCGCTGTCAAAGAGCGGGTACAATCGCGCGTCGACAAAACAATTATCGGGAGAAGCAAATGGACATGCACCTCAATCAGCTCAAGCGCGCGCTGCGTGCGGGCCGCACCCAGACCGGGTGCTGGCTGAGCCTGGCGAGCCATGTATCGGCGGAGATCTGCGCTTCAGCCGGCTTCGACTGGGTTTTGGTGGATACCGAGCATGCCCCGTCCGACCTGCAGAACGTGCATCACCAGTTGCACGCGATCGCCGCCTATCCGGTCTCGACCCTGGTGCGCGCCTACTGGAACGACACCGTGCTCATCAAGCGCCTGCTCGATCTTGGCGTGCAATCCTTGCTGCTGCCTTACGTGCAGAGCGCGGAAGAAGCCAAGCGTGCTGTTGCGGCGGTACGCTACCCCCCCAAAGGCGTGCGTGGCGTATCGGCAAACTCGCGCGCCAATCGCTTCGGCCGGGTCAAGGATTATTTCGCGCATGCCAATGACGAAATCTGCCTGATGGTGCAGGTCGAAACGCGCGCAGCCGTCGCGGAGATCGAGAAGATAGCGGCGATCGATGGCATCGACGGCATTTTCATCGGTCCGCAGGATCTGGCCGCGGATTTCGGGCATCTCGGCAATCCGGGACATCCGGAAGCGCAGGCGGCGATGGCCGATGCGCTGACCCGCATCAAGAAGACCGGCAAGGTGCCGGGCATACTGGCCTTTGCGGAAGCCGATGCCAAACGCTGGATCGAGCACGGCGCGCAATTCGTCGCCGTGACTTCGGATCAGTTCCTGCTGGTGCGGGAGAGTGCCGCGGTCGCCGCCCGGTTCAAGACCTGACAAGACCAGCAGTTCTTCACCGCAAAGACGCAAAGGCGCAAAGGTAACTCAAAGAAAATCACAAATGTGAATGTGAATGTTTATCGGTGCTCGTATTCATTCGGGTAGGGCGTCCTGTCAGAATCACGCGAATCTACGAGTGCCAGAACCCGGTAATTTTCTACCATGACTCGCGTAACGCGGGAACGAACGGAACTGCCAATCCATCCTTGTTTTCCTTTGCGTTACCTCTGCGCCTTTGCGTCTTTGCGGTGAAGGTTTATTCAAGTCAGCGAAGGTATTGTTTCTTTTCGGCGATGCTGTCGGCCATGTAGCGGATGCCGCGCAGCCAGATTTGTCCGAATTGCTGCGCAGATCCACGGATTTCGTATACGGCGTTTTTCCGGACGCGACTCATTTGTCCGAACCTGTCTTGCGCGCCGGTGATTCTTGCAGCCGGCGCAAGATCGAATCAGCGATCGAGTTTGGCGAATCATCGATATCGACACTGAGTGCATCCCGAGGCTCCTCGAGGGCGGCAAACTGGGATTCGAGCAGGCCGGCTTTCATATAGTGGCCTTTGCGGGCTTCCATGCGTTTGCGGATGAGTTCGAATTCTCCCCTGAGGTAGATCCAGCGTATTTCCGCAGTCCCTTTTGAAAGCCGGTCGCGGTACGCTTGCTTGAGCGCCGAGCAGGCGAGTAGCACGCTTTCGCCGCGCGCGTCCCGTTCCCTAAGCATCGCATTCATCCGATCCAGCCATGGCCAGCGGTCTGCATCCTCGAGCGGAATGCCGTTGCGCATTTTCTCGATGCTGGCGGCGGAATGAAATTCGTCGGCATCGAACAGCGGCCAGCCCAGCTTCCCGGACAGAATCCGGCCGATGGTGGTCTTGCCGGCGCCGGACACGCCCATCAGGATGACGATCATTTTGGCTTCGTCGGTTGCACTGCGTGGCCGCCGAAGCCCGCGCGCATCATTGCCAGCAATTTTGAGGCGTAGTCGTCCTGTCCCTGGCTGGCGAAGCGCGCCATCAGCGCCAGACTCATCACGGGCGCCGGCACGCCGAGTTCGATCGCTTCGATTGCGGTCCAGCGGCCTTCGCCGGAATCGGCGACGACCGGACTGATCGACTCCAGCGCTTGCCCATTCTTCAGGAAATCGGCGGTCAAATCGAGCAGCCAGGACCGCACGACGCTGCCATGACGCCACATTTCAGCTATGGCAGCGAGGTCGAGGTCGAATTCCGATTTGGCCTTCATCATCGACAGACCTTCGGCGTAGGCCTGCATCATTGCGTATTCGACGCCGTTGTGGATCATCTTGACGTAGTGCCCGGCGCCTGCCGGCCCGCAGTGAATCCAGCCGCGATCCGGCGCGGGCGCGAGTATTTTTGCGAACTGTTCGACTTTGGCGACGGCGTCTTTTTCGCCCCCCAGCATCAGCGCGTAACCGTTGTCCAGCCCCCATACACCACCGGATACGCCGGCATCGACGAAGCCGACGTCGCGCTCGGCGAGCCAACCGGCGCGCCGCCGCGAATCCTTGTAGTTTGCATTGCCGCCGTCGACCAGCACATCGCCTTTGGCGAGCAGCTTCGCCAATGTCTGAAGGGCCTGCTCGGTGATCTCGCCGGACGGCAGCATGACCCACACGACTCGCGGTACCGGCAGTGCCGTCACCAGCGCGGTCAGTTCCGCGTGCGGCGTGACGCCGCTCTCCTGCGCGAGCGCGCTGCGTGCCACGGGGCTGACGTCGTAGGCGGCCACATGCACGCTCTTGCGTGCCATCCGCCGCGCCATGTTCGCGCCCATGCGTCCCAAGCCCACCATGCCGATCTGCATCTGTTGTCTCCATCGTGAATCGTTGATTGCCCATTGTCCCGGCTCGAATCGCCACGCGCAATGCGCACGCGCGGCGATTCCGGTACATTGCCGGCCTTAAGCGGCGCAAAAGGGGGACAGGATGGCGCGGGTGGTGTTCGGCAGTATCGAGGAACTTGCCGGCAAAGCAGGCCAGGAAATCGTGGTCAGCGACTGGCTTGAGGTCACGCAGGAACGCATCGATCAGTTCGCCGATGCCACCGGGGATCATCAGTGGATCCACGTCGACGTCGAACGGGCGCGCCGTGAATCGCCGTTCGGCGCGCCGGTTGCGCATGGATTTCTCACGATGTCGTTGCTGAGCCACTTCCTCAACGAGTCGCTGGAGTTCGGAAAATCGAAGATGGGCGTGAATTACGGATTCAATCGTCTGCGTTTCACCGCCCCGGTGAAAGCGGGCTCGCGTCTGCGCGCTCGCTTCAAGCTGAAAGAGTTCCAGCGCATCGAAGGCGGCGTACAGATGATCTGGGATATCGTGATGGAATGCGAAGGCGAGACCAAACCCGTGCTCGTGGCGGAGTGGGTGGGCCGGCGGTATGGCTGAGCGATTTCCGGCCGTCTTTATATCCCATGGTGCCCCGACGCTCTCCATCGAAGCCAGCCCCGCACGCGAATTCCTGTCCGGATTGGGACAGTCGCTCGGCAAGCCGAAAGCGATCCTGATCGTTTCGGCGCACTGGGAAAGCGGCGAAGCCGCGGTCAGCGCGGCGGCCCGTCCCGAGACCATTCACGATTTCTTCGGCTTTCCCCAGGAGTTGTACCGGCTGGCTTATCCGGCGCCGGGAGCACCGGAGTTGGCATTGCGCGTGAGCAACCTGCTGGGTGGCAAAGGTATCGCTACGCACGTGCATCCGACCCGCGGTCTCGACCACGGCGCCTGGGTGCCGTTGCTGCTGATGTATCCCGATGCCGACATTCCGGTCACGCAACTGACGGTGCAGCCGCCGCTTGGGACCGAGCATCATTTTCATCTGGGCGAAGCGTTGCGCCCGCTACGCGACGAAGGCGTGCTGATCCTCGGTTCCGGCGGCGCCACGCATAACCTTTATGAGTTCGGCCGCCATCGGCGCGATGCGCCGCCGCCCGCATGGGTAACCGGTTTTCAGGAGTGGCTCGCGCACACCGTCGAAAGCGGGAACACGGATGATTTTCTGCATTACCGCGAACGCGGGCCGGACGCCGCTCGCAATCATCCGAGCGAGGAACATTTCCTGCCGATCTTCGCGGCAGCCGGCGCCGGCAATCCGGAGGTCGCAGGCCGCCGCATCCATCGCAGCCATACCTTCGGCATTCTGGCGATGGATGCCTATCGCTTCGACTGAACAGGATCCGCCATGGCAAGACAGGAATTCAGATTCGCCCACCGGCTGCGCGTGCGCTGGGCCGAGGTCGACAGGCAGGGCATCGTGTTCAACGGCCATTACCTGACGTATTTCGACGTGGGGATCACCGAGTACCACCGTGCGCTCGGCTATCCCTATCCGGACGGACTGGCGCAGCACGGCACCGACCTTTATGTGCGCAAGGCTGAGGTGGAATACCACGCCTCGGCTGAGTATGACGATGAGGTCGACGTGTGTGTTCGGGTCGAGCGCCTCGGACGGTCCAGCTTCGACTTCCGGGTCGAGATCCATCGTGCCGACCAACTGCTGGTGAGCGGCAAGGTGGTCTATGTCAACGCCGATCCGGTCGCACGCCAGTCCGTGCCGCTGCCGGATTTTCTGCGCAATGCGATCAAGGCCTTCGAGCATACTGCGCCGGCCGAGTTGAACAGCGCTCCCGCTTAAAAACCTCAAGGAACAGCCATGAATTTCGAATTTTCGGACAAGATCAAGGATCTGCAGAAAAAACTTTCCGCTTTCATGCAGGAGCATGTCAATCCGCGGGAGGCGCGCTTTTTCGAGGAAATAGCGGAGAACCGCGCCAAGGGCAATGCCTGGATTCCGACGCGCATCGTCGAAGAGCTTAAGCCGAAGGCCCGCGCCGCCGGCCTCTGGAACCTGTGGCAGCCCAAGGACCACGGCGGGGCACTGACCAACCTCGAATATGCGCCGCTGTGCGAAATCATGGGACGGAGCAGTTGGGCTCCGGAAGTGTTCAACTGTTCGGCTCCCGATACCGGCAACATGGAAGTGTTGCTGCGCTACGGCACGCCGGAGCAGCGGAAGCAATGGCTGACGCCTTTGCATAATGGCGAAATCCGCTCGGCCTTCCTGATGACTGAGCCGGAAGTGGCTTCGTCGGACGCGACCAATATCCAGTGCCGCATCGAGCGCCAGGGCAACGAGTACGTCGTCAACGGCCGCAAGTGGTGGTCGTCCGGTGCCGGCGATCCGCGTTGCAAGATCTTCATCGTGATGGGCAAGTCCGATCCGGACAGCGCAGATCGCCACAGACAGCAGTCGATGATTCTGGTGCCGGCAGACGCCAAGGGCGTCAAGGTCGTCCGCTCGCTCAGCGTGTTCGGTTATGACGATGCGCCACATGGCCACATGGAAGTGACACTGGACAACGTGCGCGTGCCGGCTTCGAACATGCTGCTGGGAGAAGGCCGTGGCTTCGAAATTGCGCAGGGCCGCCTCGGACCCGGCCGGATCCACCATTGCATGCGCATCATCGGCCAGGCCGAGCGTGCATTGGAACTGATGTGCAAACGCCTGAAGAGCCGGGTTGCTTTCGGCAAGCCGGTGGTCGAGCACAACCTGTGGCACGAGCGCATTGCCGAATCGCGTCTGATGATCGAGCAGGCGCGGCTGCTTACGCTCAAGGCGGCCTACATGATGGATACCCTTGGCAACAAGGAAGCGAAGGCGGAAATCGCCATGATCAAAGTCATCGCGCCCAATATGGCGCAGCAGGTCATGGACTGGGCGATACAGGCGCATGGCGGCGGGGGCGTGTGCCAGGACTTTCCGCTGGCGATGATGTACAGCCACAATCGCACCCTGCGGCTCGCGGACGGACCCGATGAGGTTCACCGCAACCAGATCGCGCGCCTGGAATTGAAGAAATTCGAGGACGCCAAACCGCACCGCTGAATTTCCCTTTTGCGCGCACAGCTGTGCTCGGCGCACGCACACGATGCCGGTTCCAGAAATGATTGCTGCACTGCAATCGCGTTTCAACATGTGGATATTGCATTGCAACATCCGAATCCCATGCTCTCATCGTTT encodes:
- a CDS encoding quinoprotein dehydrogenase-associated putative ABC transporter substrate-binding protein yields the protein MPTSKDAPTVRSPVPRSKRSSRRIGAALVALATVAGAAMAQDEPFEKPRALKICDDPNNLPFSNDKGEGFENRIAEILARNLDLPLEVFHYPQRINIVRNTIRYKLPNESEYRCDLLTGVPSDFTAVATTQPYFRSTYVLVYAKGRKLDVASVDQFLGLDKSVLPGLKIGVYERTPAVDWLKKHNLLDQAVPYRLLNADPNHYPGKIIDDDLVGGKIDAAVVWGPIGGYFAKHATSPELVVLPLKSEPGVRVDFGVSMGVRQGEKAWRSLVQQALDQSREEIARILQQYNIPMVNDRGEPIR
- a CDS encoding trypsin-like peptidase domain-containing protein encodes the protein MLKMFELVIAVGCCCTAAQGAPFDQAYWIAVSSGVVKVEVSRPNGGYSLGTGVVVDRGKVVTACHVLRGGARVAVLYAGVRHSAVARNTSAEHDICLLQVPLLEARPAVLRPASQLAIGEDVGAIGFSAGAGVHYAQGAVARLHRYDDGVVVQGSAAFTSGASGGGLFDADRRLVGILMFRMRGAGPQYFSAPVEWVAVGLGDNAGEAVDAEISGEPFWNRAPDRLPYFMRANILISEERWDELQTLLSQWKLDEPSSAEPVFLSGELDSRRGRTVLALTEYREAVARDPEHALAWNGLVRASMRSRDVDLARQAYGRLVSLSAVLSGRIADEFPEVLQ
- a CDS encoding quinoprotein dehydrogenase-associated SoxYZ-like carrier; translation: MNTVRRTLSTLFLSLIVLTAAAADDSASPNTEIWRKVRADLFGDRPIMDGGAVGMVLLEMPARAADAAVVPLAIRVRPSQNDAPTKKLYVVIDHNPSPIAGIFEFGEGSGSPDLETRVRIEEYTWVRVIAERADGSLLVVQRFIKAAGGCSAPAGKSLAERLAGMGQMKWRIDPPADPSAPVSVQLMIRHPNNSGLAMDQLTHLYDPPYYVRNVRVTRGDELVFSADVDFSISENPAFRFTLRPGKGGALRARVTDSNERVFESSAP
- a CDS encoding dihydrodipicolinate synthase family protein — translated: MNTLHFEGVFPILATPFDDNENLDLESFDRLVRFIGALGVDGITILGVLGEANRLLDGERETLIRTAVAAAGSMPVIVGASHSGTRAARELSQMAEQLGAKAVMVTPHAEAVPNDDRIVEYYKTIADGVNIPIVAQDHPASTQVQMTAAMLLRIIREVPRVASIKEEAVPTAPKIRALAAGMKERKVPVLTGLGALYGLFDLEAGSSGFNTGFAFPEALTAMVRAARAADWKKVREIYARFLPLIVFEQQPGVAVRKEILKLRGAIGSGKVRHPGAALQPATANQLRKLLDALFPGQDLSRPVVV
- a CDS encoding 4-hydroxy-2-oxo-heptane-1,7-dioate aldolase, with translation MDMHLNQLKRALRAGRTQTGCWLSLASHVSAEICASAGFDWVLVDTEHAPSDLQNVHHQLHAIAAYPVSTLVRAYWNDTVLIKRLLDLGVQSLLLPYVQSAEEAKRAVAAVRYPPKGVRGVSANSRANRFGRVKDYFAHANDEICLMVQVETRAAVAEIEKIAAIDGIDGIFIGPQDLAADFGHLGNPGHPEAQAAMADALTRIKKTGKVPGILAFAEADAKRWIEHGAQFVAVTSDQFLLVRESAAVAARFKT
- a CDS encoding gluconokinase, which gives rise to MIVILMGVSGAGKTTIGRILSGKLGWPLFDADEFHSAASIEKMRNGIPLEDADRWPWLDRMNAMLRERDARGESVLLACSALKQAYRDRLSKGTAEIRWIYLRGEFELIRKRMEARKGHYMKAGLLESQFAALEEPRDALSVDIDDSPNSIADSILRRLQESPARKTGSDK
- the gnd gene encoding decarboxylating 6-phosphogluconate dehydrogenase, with the protein product MQIGMVGLGRMGANMARRMARKSVHVAAYDVSPVARSALAQESGVTPHAELTALVTALPVPRVVWVMLPSGEITEQALQTLAKLLAKGDVLVDGGNANYKDSRRRAGWLAERDVGFVDAGVSGGVWGLDNGYALMLGGEKDAVAKVEQFAKILAPAPDRGWIHCGPAGAGHYVKMIHNGVEYAMMQAYAEGLSMMKAKSEFDLDLAAIAEMWRHGSVVRSWLLDLTADFLKNGQALESISPVVADSGEGRWTAIEAIELGVPAPVMSLALMARFASQGQDDYASKLLAMMRAGFGGHAVQPTKPK
- a CDS encoding MaoC family dehydratase; its protein translation is MARVVFGSIEELAGKAGQEIVVSDWLEVTQERIDQFADATGDHQWIHVDVERARRESPFGAPVAHGFLTMSLLSHFLNESLEFGKSKMGVNYGFNRLRFTAPVKAGSRLRARFKLKEFQRIEGGVQMIWDIVMECEGETKPVLVAEWVGRRYG
- a CDS encoding dioxygenase, with translation MAERFPAVFISHGAPTLSIEASPAREFLSGLGQSLGKPKAILIVSAHWESGEAAVSAAARPETIHDFFGFPQELYRLAYPAPGAPELALRVSNLLGGKGIATHVHPTRGLDHGAWVPLLLMYPDADIPVTQLTVQPPLGTEHHFHLGEALRPLRDEGVLILGSGGATHNLYEFGRHRRDAPPPAWVTGFQEWLAHTVESGNTDDFLHYRERGPDAARNHPSEEHFLPIFAAAGAGNPEVAGRRIHRSHTFGILAMDAYRFD
- a CDS encoding acyl-CoA thioesterase, with product MARQEFRFAHRLRVRWAEVDRQGIVFNGHYLTYFDVGITEYHRALGYPYPDGLAQHGTDLYVRKAEVEYHASAEYDDEVDVCVRVERLGRSSFDFRVEIHRADQLLVSGKVVYVNADPVARQSVPLPDFLRNAIKAFEHTAPAELNSAPA
- a CDS encoding acyl-CoA dehydrogenase family protein, giving the protein MNFEFSDKIKDLQKKLSAFMQEHVNPREARFFEEIAENRAKGNAWIPTRIVEELKPKARAAGLWNLWQPKDHGGALTNLEYAPLCEIMGRSSWAPEVFNCSAPDTGNMEVLLRYGTPEQRKQWLTPLHNGEIRSAFLMTEPEVASSDATNIQCRIERQGNEYVVNGRKWWSSGAGDPRCKIFIVMGKSDPDSADRHRQQSMILVPADAKGVKVVRSLSVFGYDDAPHGHMEVTLDNVRVPASNMLLGEGRGFEIAQGRLGPGRIHHCMRIIGQAERALELMCKRLKSRVAFGKPVVEHNLWHERIAESRLMIEQARLLTLKAAYMMDTLGNKEAKAEIAMIKVIAPNMAQQVMDWAIQAHGGGGVCQDFPLAMMYSHNRTLRLADGPDEVHRNQIARLELKKFEDAKPHR